A window of the Citrus sinensis cultivar Valencia sweet orange chromosome 9, DVS_A1.0, whole genome shotgun sequence genome harbors these coding sequences:
- the LOC102611284 gene encoding two-pore potassium channel 1 codes for MASNGANQPLLSGFVDSTPQTNNKDAPKRRRLRRCRSAPQTDVAALDINEKDSTHLSESLFGKPRPNFKRVLVYLAAYLGGGSLSFYAVNSQIEGLKTNEILDSIYFCIVTMTTVGYGDLVPNSVVSKLLSCAFVFTGMGLVGMFLSKAADYLVDKQEILLVKALHRYQKVGPTDILKEIETNKVRYKCIIMLVLELVLILVGTIFLVVVEKMSFVDAFYCVCSTITTLGYGDKSFSTTGGRAFGVVWISSSTMTLAQFFLYVAEFNTEKRQKALVNWVLTRKMTHVDLEAADIDEDGVVSAAEFIIYKLKEMGKISQEDIALVMEEFQDLDFDQSGTLSPSDLFLAQDSQTKS; via the exons ATGGCCTCCAATGGTGCAAATCAGCCGCTGCTCTCAGGATTTGTTGATTCAACGcctcaaacaaataataaagatgCTCCCAAGAGAAGAAGGCTTCGTCGGTGTAGAAGTGCTCCCCAGACTGATGTTGCTGCTCTAGacataaatgaaaaagacTCAACTCACCTTTCTGAGTCCCTTTTTGGCAAACCCCGCCCAAATTTTAAGAGGGTACTTGTCTACCTGGCTGCCTACCTTGGTGGGGGGTCATTATCCTTCTATGCTGTCAACAGTCAAATCGAAGGACTAAAAACCAATGAAATTCTAGATTCTATTTATTTCTGCATCGTGACAATGACCACTGTAGGGTATGGAGACCTTGTGCCTAATAGTGTCGTTTCGAAACTACTTTCCTGTGCTTTTGTTTTCACAGGGATGGGTCTAGTTGGTATGTTTCTGAGCAAAGCAGCCGACTATCTGGTCGACAAGCAGGAAATATTGCTGGTTAAAGCCCTACACAGGTATCAAAAAGTTGGCCCGACTGATATTCTAAAGGAGATTGAAACCAACAAAGTGAGATACAAATGCATCATCATGTTGGTCCTTGAGTTGGTTCTCATTCTCGTTGGGACCATCTTCCTGGTTGTGGTTGAGAAAATGAGCTTTGTTGATGCGTTCTATTGTGTTTGTTCTACCATCACCACCTTAGGCTATGGTGACAAGAGCTTCTCAACTACGGGAGGGCGTGCTTTTGGTGTAGTTTGGATCTCAAGTAGTACTATGACCTTAGCACAGTTCTTTCTGTACGTTGCCGAGTTCAATActgaaaaaagacaaaaggcACTCGTCAATTGGGTTCTTACTCGAAAAATGACCCACGTTGATTTGGAGGCAGCTGATATTGATGAAGATGGGGTTGTCAG TGCTGCTGAGTTCATAATATATAAGCTGAAAGAAATGGGCAAGATTAGCCAAGAAGATATTGCACTAGTAATGGAGGAGTTTCAGGATCTTGATTTTGATCAATCCGGAACCTTGTCGCCGTCGGATCTATTTCTTGCCCAAGATTCTCAAACAAAGAGCTGA
- the LOC102610985 gene encoding uncharacterized protein LOC102610985 yields the protein MAMEIQEKLLKFKYHIILALVLSIVLISVIVLAPSFLTILAYFWPLFLSTALFLVTVLFFGKTSAPASADSSPSAEGLLDYVAGHHGHHPAVELVQPHHPHHEASVETAKSESE from the coding sequence ATGGCCATGGAGATCCAAGAAAAGCTTCTCAAGTTCAAGTACCACATAATACTCGCCCTGGTTTTGTCTATTGTGCTTATCTCGGTCATCGTTCTAGCACCAAGCTTCCTCACCATTTTAGCCTACTTTTGGCCTTTGTTCCTCTCGACAGCTCTCTTTCTGGTCACGGTCCTCTTCTTTGGCAAAACCTCGGCCCCCGCTTCTGCTGATTCTTCTCCTTCTGCTGAAGGCCTTCTTGATTATGTTGCTGGCCACCACGGCCACCACCCCGCCGTTGAACTTGTACAACCTCATCATCCCCATCATGAAGCTTCAGTAGAAACCGCCAAGTCTGAGTCTGAGtaa